A section of the Paralichthys olivaceus isolate ysfri-2021 chromosome 14, ASM2471397v2, whole genome shotgun sequence genome encodes:
- the LOC109646492 gene encoding zinc finger protein 665-like isoform X1, translating to MFELDVKFTNMTSCVQVLVTSVLEEFTTSAKSEICQRLVITSHTQDELQLVLRTLCESLLKELKQLLDAVQPLQDSSLPAAADVNDQSEAPTDDPSQSGVCSSVFSRRTNLVAHLRVQDRDRPFTCPDCGKGFSARGSVRVHQLTVHSGRRSFTCSHCGKVFGTRSHLRTHQMTSNDTLTCSACGETLVARCNLRQHRLTCQRSDRTFRCAECGKEFSKLCYLSVHRRVHLKDKPFKCPTCEKGFTTHRSVHVHQLTVHRGLKPFTCSVCGKMFSQQSGLRAHLRTHTGERPYACEQCANRFSSRSSLTVHQRVHTGEKAFSCDTCGKSFSFSANLRRHCLVHSGLRAFTCDVCGRSFTQAGHLKVHSAVHSSEWAFICNACGKGFRQRSALLLHEKSHTGIKPYTCSECGKGFASSVSLRRHMLIHSRQKAHICSVCGKSFTSAQVLKTHIQLHAGTKPFSCDVCGRGYSSSSYLKTHRRSHSEGKPFSCGQCEKTFSTQVSANLHQRTHSGEKPFVCEVCGKNFSVSQNLVRHKRIHIGEKPFECSICGKRFSQKNNLKTHQLIHSGQKPFSCSSCSRSFTTRRSHREHKCPNQV from the exons atgtttgaactGGACGTGAAGTTTACCAACATGACGTCATGTGTCCAGGTACTCGTCACTTCCGTCCTGGAGGAATTCACGACGAGCGCGAAAAGTGAAATTTGTCAAAGGCTCGTCATtacgtcacacacacag gacgAGCTGCAGCTCGTGTTGAGGACGTTGTGTGAGTCTTTGCTGAAGGAGCTGAAGCAGCTGCTGGACGCTG TCCAGCCTCTGCAGgactcctccctccctgcagcagcagatgtgaaCGATCAATCAGAGGCTCCTACAGATGATCCCAGTCAATCAGGCGTCTGCAGCAGCGTCTTCTCCAGACGGACCAACCTGGTGGCTCACCTGAGGGTTCAGGACAGAGACCGGCCCTTCACCTGCCCCGACTGTGGGAAAGGCTTCTCAGCCCGCGGCAGCGTCAGAGTGCACCAGCTGACCGTCCACAGTGGCCGGCGTTCGTTCACGTGCTCTCACTGCGGGAAGGTGTTCGGTACCCGCAGCCACCTGCGGACCCACCAGATGACCAGCAACGACACGCTCACATGTTCGGCCTGCGGTGAGACGCTGGTTGCGCGATGCAACCTCAGGCAACACCGACTGAcctgtcagaggtcagacaggACGTTCAGGTGTGCAGAGTGCGGGAAGGAGTTCTCCAAACTCTGTTACCTGTCTGTTCATCGGAGAGTCCACCTGAAGGACAAACCTTTTAAATGTCCCACCTGTGAGAAAGGTTTCACCACGCACCGCAGCGTGCACGTGCACCAGCTGACCGTGCACAGAGGACTGAAGCCGTTCACCTGCAGCGTCTGCGGGAAGATGTTCAGCCAGCAGAGCGGCCTCAGAGCTCACCTGAGGACGCACACAGGTGAGCGGCCTTACGCCTGCGAGCAGTGTGCGAACAGGTTCTCCAGCAGGAGCAGCCTGACAGTTCACCAGCGGGTCCACACCGGCGAGAAGGCGTTTAGCTGCGACACCTGTGGGAAGAGCTTCAGTTTCTCAGCCAACCTGCGCCGCCACTGCCTCGTCCACTCAGGCCTCCGGGCCTTCACCTGTGACGTCTGTGGCCGCAGCTTCACGCAGGCCGGACATCTGAAGGTGCACAGCGCTGTGCACAGCTCTGAGTGGGCATTCATCTGCAATGCCTGTGGGAAGGGCTTCAGACAACGCAGCGCACTGCTGCTACATGAAAAGAGCCACACCGGCATCAAACCGTACACCTGCAGCGAGTGTGGAAAAGGGTTTGCCTCATCAGTGTCGCTGAGACGGCACATGCTGATTCACAGCAGACAGAAAGCTCACATCTGCAGCGTGTGTGGGAAGAGCTTTACCAGCGCCCAGGTCCTGAAGACACACATCCAGCTTCACGCCGGCACCAAACCCTTCTCCTGCGACGTGTGTGGCCGTGGCTACAGCTCCTCAAGCTACCTGAAGACGCACCGACGCAGTCACTCGGAGGGGAAACCGTTCAGCTGCGGCCAGTGTGAGAAAACCTTCTCCACGCAGGTGAGCGCCAACCTGCACCAGCGCACACACAGCGGTGAGAAACCGTTCGTTTGTGAGGTCTGCGGGAAAAACTTCAGTGTGTCACAGAACCTTGTACGACACAAACGCATCCACATTGGTGAGAAACCGTTTGAGTGCAGCATCTGTGGAAAAAGATTCAGTCAAAAGAACAACCTGAAAACCCATCAGCTGATTCACTCTGGACAGAAACCATTTAGCTGCTCCAGCTGTAGCCGCAGCTTCACCACCAGGAGGAGCCACCGAGAGCACAAGTGTCCCAACCAGGTCTGA
- the LOC109646492 gene encoding zinc finger protein 665-like isoform X2 encodes MFELDVKFTNMTSCVQDELQLVLRTLCESLLKELKQLLDAVQPLQDSSLPAAADVNDQSEAPTDDPSQSGVCSSVFSRRTNLVAHLRVQDRDRPFTCPDCGKGFSARGSVRVHQLTVHSGRRSFTCSHCGKVFGTRSHLRTHQMTSNDTLTCSACGETLVARCNLRQHRLTCQRSDRTFRCAECGKEFSKLCYLSVHRRVHLKDKPFKCPTCEKGFTTHRSVHVHQLTVHRGLKPFTCSVCGKMFSQQSGLRAHLRTHTGERPYACEQCANRFSSRSSLTVHQRVHTGEKAFSCDTCGKSFSFSANLRRHCLVHSGLRAFTCDVCGRSFTQAGHLKVHSAVHSSEWAFICNACGKGFRQRSALLLHEKSHTGIKPYTCSECGKGFASSVSLRRHMLIHSRQKAHICSVCGKSFTSAQVLKTHIQLHAGTKPFSCDVCGRGYSSSSYLKTHRRSHSEGKPFSCGQCEKTFSTQVSANLHQRTHSGEKPFVCEVCGKNFSVSQNLVRHKRIHIGEKPFECSICGKRFSQKNNLKTHQLIHSGQKPFSCSSCSRSFTTRRSHREHKCPNQV; translated from the exons atgtttgaactGGACGTGAAGTTTACCAACATGACGTCATGTGTCCAG gacgAGCTGCAGCTCGTGTTGAGGACGTTGTGTGAGTCTTTGCTGAAGGAGCTGAAGCAGCTGCTGGACGCTG TCCAGCCTCTGCAGgactcctccctccctgcagcagcagatgtgaaCGATCAATCAGAGGCTCCTACAGATGATCCCAGTCAATCAGGCGTCTGCAGCAGCGTCTTCTCCAGACGGACCAACCTGGTGGCTCACCTGAGGGTTCAGGACAGAGACCGGCCCTTCACCTGCCCCGACTGTGGGAAAGGCTTCTCAGCCCGCGGCAGCGTCAGAGTGCACCAGCTGACCGTCCACAGTGGCCGGCGTTCGTTCACGTGCTCTCACTGCGGGAAGGTGTTCGGTACCCGCAGCCACCTGCGGACCCACCAGATGACCAGCAACGACACGCTCACATGTTCGGCCTGCGGTGAGACGCTGGTTGCGCGATGCAACCTCAGGCAACACCGACTGAcctgtcagaggtcagacaggACGTTCAGGTGTGCAGAGTGCGGGAAGGAGTTCTCCAAACTCTGTTACCTGTCTGTTCATCGGAGAGTCCACCTGAAGGACAAACCTTTTAAATGTCCCACCTGTGAGAAAGGTTTCACCACGCACCGCAGCGTGCACGTGCACCAGCTGACCGTGCACAGAGGACTGAAGCCGTTCACCTGCAGCGTCTGCGGGAAGATGTTCAGCCAGCAGAGCGGCCTCAGAGCTCACCTGAGGACGCACACAGGTGAGCGGCCTTACGCCTGCGAGCAGTGTGCGAACAGGTTCTCCAGCAGGAGCAGCCTGACAGTTCACCAGCGGGTCCACACCGGCGAGAAGGCGTTTAGCTGCGACACCTGTGGGAAGAGCTTCAGTTTCTCAGCCAACCTGCGCCGCCACTGCCTCGTCCACTCAGGCCTCCGGGCCTTCACCTGTGACGTCTGTGGCCGCAGCTTCACGCAGGCCGGACATCTGAAGGTGCACAGCGCTGTGCACAGCTCTGAGTGGGCATTCATCTGCAATGCCTGTGGGAAGGGCTTCAGACAACGCAGCGCACTGCTGCTACATGAAAAGAGCCACACCGGCATCAAACCGTACACCTGCAGCGAGTGTGGAAAAGGGTTTGCCTCATCAGTGTCGCTGAGACGGCACATGCTGATTCACAGCAGACAGAAAGCTCACATCTGCAGCGTGTGTGGGAAGAGCTTTACCAGCGCCCAGGTCCTGAAGACACACATCCAGCTTCACGCCGGCACCAAACCCTTCTCCTGCGACGTGTGTGGCCGTGGCTACAGCTCCTCAAGCTACCTGAAGACGCACCGACGCAGTCACTCGGAGGGGAAACCGTTCAGCTGCGGCCAGTGTGAGAAAACCTTCTCCACGCAGGTGAGCGCCAACCTGCACCAGCGCACACACAGCGGTGAGAAACCGTTCGTTTGTGAGGTCTGCGGGAAAAACTTCAGTGTGTCACAGAACCTTGTACGACACAAACGCATCCACATTGGTGAGAAACCGTTTGAGTGCAGCATCTGTGGAAAAAGATTCAGTCAAAAGAACAACCTGAAAACCCATCAGCTGATTCACTCTGGACAGAAACCATTTAGCTGCTCCAGCTGTAGCCGCAGCTTCACCACCAGGAGGAGCCACCGAGAGCACAAGTGTCCCAACCAGGTCTGA